The Miltoncostaea marina DNA window GACCTCCGTCCGCCGCGCCGCCGGGGCGACCGGTCGTCCGCCGGGCGCGCATCGCGCATCGCGCGGGATAGCGCCCCGCCGCCCGGCGTCCGACCGTGGACGGCCGTGCCCGTGCCTTGCGAACGCGCCTCGGCGCGCGCGCCTCCGCGCTCGCCGGCGCCATCGCGCTCTGCACCGCCGCGACCGCCCACGCCGACATCAGCGGCCTGGTCACCGACGCGTCCGGCGGGGCGCTGCCCGGCATCTCGGTCCGCTCGACGGAGGCCGACGGCACGTCCGGCCCCTCGGCGACGACCGACGCGATCGGCCGCTACACGGTCCGCACCAGCAGCTGCACGGCGCCGTTCAGCGTCACGGCGCGCTACCACGACTCCTGTCGCGACGCCGACCAGGAGCGCACGGCCGCGGCCGCCGGCCTCGCGACCAACGCGACCGCGCCCACCCTGGTGCTCGACCCGTACGAGCTCTGCGGCGCCTCCACGCCGGCGGGCTCGCCGGCCGCCACCGGCAACGTCCGGACCGAGCGCGGCCAGGTGCCCGCGCGGCGGGCGGGGTCGC harbors:
- a CDS encoding carboxypeptidase-like regulatory domain-containing protein, producing MRTRLGARASALAGAIALCTAATAHADISGLVTDASGGALPGISVRSTEADGTSGPSATTDAIGRYTVRTSSCTAPFSVTARYHDSCRDADQERTAAAAGLATNATAPTLVLDPYELCGASTPAGSPAATGNVRTERGQVPARRAGSPTCACSRRSARRGSP